A portion of the Hoplias malabaricus isolate fHopMal1 chromosome 1, fHopMal1.hap1, whole genome shotgun sequence genome contains these proteins:
- the LOC136702824 gene encoding ras-related protein Rab-3A-like, producing the protein MASVSDSRFGQKEASEQNFDFMFKILIIGNSSVGKTSFLFRYADDSFTPAFVSTVGIDFKVKTIYRNDKRIKLQIWDTAGQERYRTITTAYYRGAMGFILMYDITNEDSFNSVQDWSTQIKTYSWDNAQVLLVGNKCDMEQERVVISDRGKQLADQLGFEFFEASAKDNTNVKQTFERLVDVICDKMSDNLVSPDSSPSGLKPGPELSAQPQRSHKDCAC; encoded by the exons ATGGCATCCGTGAGTGACTCCCGGTTTGGACAGAAGGAGGCATCCGAACAGAACTTTGATTTCATGTTTAAGATCCTGATCATTGGGAACAGCAGTGTAGGGAAGACAAGTTTCCTGTTCCGCTACGCAGACGACTCCTTCACCCCCGCCTTTGTCAGCACCGTTGGCATCGACTTCAAGGTCAAAACCATCTACAGGAACGACAAGAGGATCAAACTGCAGATCTGG gacACTGCAGGACAAGAGAGATACAGGACCATAACTACAGCATATTACAGAGGAGCCATGGGCTTCATCCTGATGTATGACATCACAAACGAGGACTCGTTCAACTCTGTTCAGGACTG GTCAACTCAGATTAAGACATACTCCTGGGATAACGCTCAGGTTCTGCTCGTTGGCAACAAGTGTGACATGGAACAGGAAAGAGTGGTGATTTCAGACCGAGGAAAACAACTTGCAGATCAGCTTG GGTTTGAGTTTTTCGAGGCGAGCgctaaagacaacaccaacgtGAAGCAGACGTTTGAGAGGCTGGTGGATGTTATCTGTGACAAAATGTCAGACAACTTAGTATCCCCTGACAGCTCGCCGTCCGGCCTCAAACCGGGTCCGGAATTGAGTGCTCAGCCACAGCGCTCCCACAAGGACTGCGCCTGCTAA